The following proteins are co-located in the Microcystis wesenbergii NRERC-220 genome:
- a CDS encoding discoidin domain-containing protein → MRVAIAPIVLSTASLGLMLGVAQKAQAALITGVTASTDMGNVSSSVTNTVNGAGLPSNIPSLTGLHAVADGTNAWLGSTATGNITFDLKGSYSLAGFSFWNYNRTNFNRGIKDVTVQSSTNGTTWTTIAGAPTQFAIAANAAINPQTFSFSPVTASFVRFVVASNWQTGTPTNTGFSEVQFNGTPIPVPEPSSLLALLAFGLAGVGLRKRI, encoded by the coding sequence ATGAGAGTCGCCATCGCACCGATTGTTTTATCCACTGCCAGTTTAGGCTTAATGTTAGGTGTGGCACAAAAAGCCCAAGCCGCTCTGATTACAGGAGTCACTGCCTCAACGGATATGGGTAATGTTAGTTCTTCTGTCACCAATACCGTCAATGGCGCAGGGTTGCCCAGTAATATACCAAGTCTGACGGGACTTCATGCTGTGGCGGATGGTACTAATGCTTGGCTGGGAAGTACGGCCACTGGTAATATCACTTTTGATCTCAAGGGCAGCTATAGCCTCGCTGGTTTTAGCTTCTGGAACTATAACCGGACAAATTTCAATCGAGGAATTAAAGACGTGACTGTTCAATCCTCCACCAATGGCACGACTTGGACTACTATAGCGGGGGCTCCTACTCAGTTTGCTATCGCAGCTAACGCCGCTATAAATCCACAGACGTTCAGCTTTTCTCCAGTTACTGCGTCTTTTGTCCGGTTTGTTGTTGCTAGTAACTGGCAGACGGGTACTCCTACTAATACCGGCTTCTCTGAGGTTCAATTTAATGGAACTCCCATTCCCGTCCCTGAACCTTCTTCCTTACTTGCCCTGTTAGCCTTTGGTTTAGCGGGTGTTGGTTTAAGAAAAAGAATTTAA
- a CDS encoding Uma2 family endonuclease, with the protein MVQAPIEPQLFYPDSDGKPMADNTVQYRWIVRLVANLKYLFKEQTVFVAGDLLWYPQQVIVPPAPCQAPDAMVVFGRPPGERGSYKQWEEDNIAPQVVFEILSPNNSAREMLKKQSFYREYGVLEMFFYDPDSHDFWGLVRANQQEDFFPVTALNFPWTSPILGIRFEMFEEGLEVFYPNGERFKDPETLFEERNQAQQERNQAQQERNQAQQERDQAQQERNQAQQERDLAFARLRELGIDPTQL; encoded by the coding sequence ATGGTTCAAGCACCCATCGAACCCCAACTTTTCTATCCTGACTCCGACGGTAAACCTATGGCCGACAACACAGTTCAATATCGCTGGATTGTTCGCTTGGTTGCCAATCTCAAGTATTTATTTAAGGAGCAAACCGTCTTTGTCGCCGGGGATTTGCTCTGGTATCCCCAGCAGGTAATTGTACCACCTGCTCCCTGTCAAGCTCCCGATGCCATGGTAGTTTTCGGCCGTCCACCGGGTGAGCGGGGCAGCTATAAACAATGGGAAGAAGACAATATTGCTCCCCAGGTAGTGTTTGAAATCCTCTCCCCTAACAATAGTGCTAGGGAAATGCTCAAAAAGCAGTCTTTCTATCGGGAGTATGGGGTATTAGAGATGTTTTTCTATGACCCAGACTCCCATGATTTCTGGGGATTGGTGCGGGCCAATCAGCAAGAGGATTTTTTCCCAGTAACGGCCTTGAATTTTCCCTGGACTTCCCCAATCCTAGGGATTCGGTTCGAGATGTTTGAAGAGGGTTTAGAGGTCTTTTATCCCAATGGGGAACGATTTAAAGACCCTGAAACCCTCTTTGAGGAACGCAACCAAGCACAACAAGAACGCAACCAAGCACAACAAGAACGCAACCAAGCACAACAAGAACGTGACCAAGCACAACAAGAGCGCAACCAAGCACAACAAGAACGTGACCTCGC
- the queD gene encoding 6-carboxytetrahydropterin synthase QueD encodes MAEWIIYKEFRFEAAHCLPHYEGKCRRLHGHSWLGRVYVKSHYLQSQGSQQGMVMDFGEIKQYLQPLLDNFLDHHYLNETTGLENPTSEELSRWIYEKLAKAGFPGLHAVEIRETCTSGCTYYP; translated from the coding sequence ATGGCAGAATGGATTATTTACAAAGAATTTCGCTTTGAAGCAGCCCATTGTTTACCCCATTATGAAGGTAAATGTCGTCGTCTCCACGGTCATAGTTGGCTAGGACGCGTCTATGTGAAAAGTCATTATTTACAGTCCCAAGGCTCACAACAGGGAATGGTGATGGATTTTGGCGAAATTAAACAATATTTACAGCCGCTACTCGATAATTTTCTCGACCATCATTATCTCAATGAAACCACTGGTTTAGAAAATCCCACCAGTGAAGAATTATCGCGCTGGATCTATGAAAAATTGGCAAAAGCTGGTTTCCCCGGGCTTCATGCCGTCGAAATCCGCGAAACCTGTACCTCTGGATGCACCTATTACCCCTAA
- a CDS encoding ATP-dependent Clp protease proteolytic subunit has translation MPIGVPKVPYRLPGSQYEQWISIYSRLSVERILFLGQEVTDGLANALVAQMLYLDSEDPSKPIYLYINSPGGSVTAGMAIYDTMQYIKAEVVTICVGLAASMGAFLLASGSPGKRLALPHARIMIHQPMGGTGRRQATDIDIEAKEILRIRQQLNEIMANRTGQTIERIEKDTDRDYFLSAEEAVAYGLIDKVVEGKPA, from the coding sequence ATGCCTATCGGTGTGCCAAAAGTTCCCTACCGTCTGCCTGGTAGCCAATACGAACAGTGGATTAGCATTTACAGCCGTCTTTCGGTGGAACGCATTCTTTTTCTGGGGCAGGAAGTCACCGACGGGTTAGCCAATGCCCTTGTGGCCCAAATGCTTTATCTCGACTCGGAAGACCCCAGTAAACCCATCTATCTCTATATCAACTCGCCGGGGGGTTCCGTTACCGCCGGTATGGCCATCTACGACACCATGCAGTACATCAAAGCGGAAGTGGTGACTATCTGTGTGGGATTAGCGGCCTCTATGGGGGCATTTTTACTGGCTTCCGGTAGTCCGGGTAAGCGTCTCGCCCTTCCCCATGCGCGGATTATGATTCACCAACCCATGGGGGGAACTGGGCGCCGGCAAGCGACAGATATCGACATTGAAGCTAAGGAAATCCTGCGTATTCGCCAGCAATTAAACGAAATTATGGCTAATCGCACCGGACAAACCATCGAACGCATCGAAAAAGACACTGATCGCGATTATTTCCTCTCCGCCGAGGAAGCCGTCGCCTACGGTTTAATCGATAAAGTGGTCGAGGGAAAACCGGCTTAA
- a CDS encoding NAD-dependent epimerase/dehydratase family protein, which produces MATHIVTGVAGFIGSNLAEKLLEQGDQVIGIDQFNDYYDPSLKRKNAHILAKYPEFKLIEADIQALDWRQLLQGVEVLFHQAAQAGVRASWGDGFRQYTERNINATQIILEAAKETPSLQRMVFASTSSVYGNAETMPTPETLCPQPVSPYGITKLAAERLCWLYHQNFNVPVTALRYFTVYGPRQRPDMAFHKFFQAAIAGKAIGIYGDGKQTRDFTFISDAVAANLAAAVVPEAVGEVFNIGGGSRVVLLDVLDTMAKVIGKPIERSHQGLARGDARHTAADVTKARTILGYNPQVSLAEGLAQEWQWIQELYC; this is translated from the coding sequence ATGGCTACTCATATTGTTACTGGTGTCGCGGGTTTTATCGGTTCTAACTTGGCAGAAAAGCTTTTAGAACAAGGAGATCAGGTGATCGGCATCGATCAATTTAACGATTATTACGACCCCAGTTTAAAGCGCAAAAATGCCCATATTCTAGCCAAATATCCCGAATTTAAGTTAATTGAAGCGGATATACAAGCCCTTGACTGGCGACAACTGTTGCAAGGAGTAGAAGTATTATTTCATCAGGCAGCCCAAGCGGGAGTCAGAGCAAGCTGGGGTGATGGATTTCGTCAATATACCGAAAGGAATATAAATGCCACTCAAATTATTCTTGAGGCCGCTAAGGAAACCCCGTCTTTACAACGGATGGTTTTTGCTTCCACTTCCTCGGTGTATGGCAATGCGGAAACGATGCCGACTCCCGAAACCCTTTGTCCCCAACCGGTTTCACCCTACGGTATCACCAAATTAGCGGCAGAAAGACTCTGTTGGCTATATCACCAGAATTTTAACGTTCCCGTCACTGCCTTGCGTTATTTCACCGTTTATGGACCGCGGCAACGTCCCGATATGGCTTTCCATAAGTTTTTTCAAGCAGCGATCGCAGGTAAAGCTATCGGCATCTACGGGGATGGCAAACAAACCCGGGATTTTACCTTTATTAGCGATGCTGTAGCCGCTAATTTAGCCGCTGCCGTAGTCCCGGAAGCGGTGGGTGAGGTGTTTAATATTGGTGGTGGTAGTCGCGTGGTATTGTTGGATGTCTTGGATACCATGGCAAAAGTCATCGGTAAACCTATCGAGCGATCGCATCAAGGACTCGCCCGGGGAGATGCCCGTCACACCGCCGCCGATGTCACCAAAGCCCGTACTATTCTAGGTTATAACCCCCAAGTTTCTTTAGCCGAAGGATTAGCCCAAGAATGGCAGTGGATTCAGGAATTATATTGTTAA
- a CDS encoding PEP-CTERM sorting domain-containing protein produces MAVGSTAQAASIPGLFTTGVDNFAIALGDGASDPHYSIVSPSGPGIVVSQSNIPGDWLSNSSSSRWIWQQFDGQPTNVTRTFRTTFDLTGLNPSTASIAGTWAADNFLDQILINGVSIGTIPNNPAGSNFISFSPFNINSGFQAGINTLDFVVRDAGFISGFRVGEISGTAQPISPSPSVPEPSTILGLGVLGLGAFCPRKLSQGKKSKQDN; encoded by the coding sequence ATGGCGGTAGGAAGTACAGCGCAAGCTGCTAGTATTCCAGGTCTTTTTACCACTGGTGTGGATAATTTTGCTATAGCTCTTGGTGATGGTGCCTCTGATCCTCATTACAGTATTGTGAGTCCTTCAGGTCCTGGAATTGTTGTGAGTCAGAGTAATATACCTGGTGATTGGCTTTCTAATAGTTCAAGCTCTCGCTGGATTTGGCAACAATTTGATGGTCAACCCACAAATGTCACACGAACCTTCAGGACAACTTTCGACCTAACTGGACTCAACCCAAGTACAGCCTCCATCGCGGGTACATGGGCTGCTGACAATTTTCTTGATCAAATCTTAATTAACGGAGTTAGCATTGGGACAATTCCTAACAATCCGGCTGGTTCTAATTTTATATCTTTTAGTCCTTTCAACATTAACAGTGGGTTTCAAGCGGGCATCAACACTCTTGATTTTGTTGTTCGAGATGCCGGATTTATTTCAGGATTTCGGGTCGGAGAAATTTCGGGTACTGCTCAACCAATATCCCCATCCCCATCTGTACCTGAACCTAGCACAATTCTGGGCTTAGGTGTATTGGGATTGGGTGCTTTCTGCCCGCGCAAACTATCTCAAGGGAAGAAGTCAAAACAGGACAATTGA
- a CDS encoding 2Fe-2S iron-sulfur cluster-binding protein, producing MGNINFVKENKIVVAADGANLREKAIQNGVDIYTFGGKLMNCGGYGQCGTCIVAIVEGMENLSAKTDFEQRCLKKKPENYRLACQTIVNGPISVQTKPK from the coding sequence ATGGGTAACATCAACTTCGTCAAAGAGAATAAGATTGTTGTAGCGGCAGATGGGGCGAATTTACGAGAGAAAGCAATCCAGAATGGCGTTGATATCTACACTTTTGGCGGTAAATTGATGAATTGTGGCGGTTACGGTCAGTGTGGTACTTGTATAGTGGCAATTGTCGAGGGTATGGAAAATCTCTCGGCCAAAACCGACTTTGAACAGCGCTGTCTGAAGAAAAAACCCGAAAATTATCGTTTAGCCTGTCAAACCATCGTTAATGGCCCTATTAGCGTCCAAACTAAACCAAAATAG
- a CDS encoding ATP-dependent Clp protease proteolytic subunit codes for MNSAIKAVQTAYYGDAAYRTPPPDLESLLLKERIVYLGLPLFSSDDVKRNVGVDVTELIIAQLLYLQFDDPEKPIFFYINSTGTSWYTGDAIGYETEAFAICDTLNYIKPPVHTICIGQAMGTAAMILSAGTKGFRASLPHATIVLNQNRTGAQGQATDIQIRAKEVIANKQTMLEIFSKNTGQTTEKLAKDMDRTFYLTPQQAKDYGLIDRVLESRKELPKPLAQVS; via the coding sequence ATGAACTCAGCGATTAAAGCGGTACAAACTGCCTATTATGGGGACGCGGCTTATCGGACACCACCACCGGACTTAGAATCTCTCCTGCTCAAAGAGAGAATTGTCTATCTGGGGTTGCCTTTATTTTCCTCCGATGATGTCAAGCGCAATGTCGGGGTGGACGTGACGGAATTAATTATCGCCCAACTGCTCTACCTGCAATTTGACGATCCCGAAAAACCGATTTTCTTCTATATCAACTCTACCGGCACATCCTGGTACACTGGCGACGCGATCGGCTACGAAACCGAAGCTTTCGCCATCTGTGACACCCTCAACTACATTAAACCTCCCGTTCATACTATCTGTATCGGACAGGCCATGGGAACTGCAGCGATGATTCTTTCTGCGGGAACCAAGGGTTTTCGCGCCTCCTTACCCCACGCTACCATTGTTCTCAACCAAAATCGCACTGGGGCCCAAGGACAAGCCACCGATATCCAGATTCGCGCCAAGGAGGTAATCGCCAATAAACAGACGATGTTGGAAATTTTCTCGAAAAATACGGGTCAAACCACCGAAAAACTGGCGAAAGATATGGATCGCACCTTCTATCTCACCCCACAACAGGCGAAAGACTACGGATTAATCGATCGCGTTCTCGAAAGTCGCAAGGAACTACCGAAACCCCTCGCCCAAGTTAGTTAA
- a CDS encoding DUF1517 domain-containing protein has protein sequence MIDKILTKVRALAKPLLVLGLVTTLIFGSIPSALAASGGRMGGGSFRAPSRSISPSRGGGYSSPGYGGGIGFPFLLPFFWGGGGGGLISLLIFFAIANFLVNAFRSGGGSDENGMTIESGYETVSVAKVQVGLLANARYLQQELNQIALTVDTSTSEGRVDVLQESALALLRHPEYWVYGNVDCQQTSLSSAEAKFNQWSLNERGKLTAETLTNYNNQLRQGSTENILPESAGELAKNAPEGYILVTILAGIVGKFSLAKINDSQDLKQALQQIGSMGGDRLLAVEVIWTPQSEGDILSQDDILANYPDLKLV, from the coding sequence ATGATTGACAAAATTTTAACTAAAGTTCGAGCGCTTGCCAAGCCGCTATTAGTTCTAGGATTAGTGACAACGCTGATTTTCGGTTCTATTCCCAGTGCTTTGGCGGCATCGGGGGGTAGAATGGGGGGCGGTAGTTTTCGCGCCCCTAGTCGCAGTATTAGCCCTTCTAGAGGTGGTGGTTACAGTTCCCCCGGTTACGGTGGAGGTATTGGTTTTCCCTTCCTCTTACCCTTCTTTTGGGGTGGTGGTGGCGGTGGCTTAATTTCTCTGTTAATCTTTTTTGCTATTGCCAATTTCCTCGTTAATGCTTTCCGTAGTGGTGGAGGCAGTGATGAGAATGGTATGACGATAGAATCCGGTTATGAAACCGTCTCCGTGGCTAAAGTACAGGTGGGTTTGTTGGCTAATGCCCGTTATCTGCAACAAGAATTAAATCAAATCGCCCTAACTGTGGATACTAGCACCTCCGAGGGGCGCGTTGATGTCTTACAAGAATCCGCCCTCGCCCTGTTACGTCATCCGGAATACTGGGTTTATGGTAACGTCGATTGCCAGCAAACCAGCCTCAGCAGTGCAGAAGCGAAGTTTAATCAGTGGTCCCTCAACGAACGCGGTAAACTAACGGCGGAAACCTTAACTAATTACAATAATCAACTGCGTCAAGGTTCTACAGAAAATATTTTACCCGAATCGGCTGGAGAATTAGCCAAAAACGCACCGGAAGGCTATATTTTGGTGACTATTTTAGCCGGCATTGTTGGTAAATTTTCCCTAGCCAAAATTAATGATTCCCAAGACTTGAAACAGGCCCTGCAACAAATTGGTAGTATGGGAGGCGATCGACTTTTAGCAGTAGAAGTGATTTGGACTCCCCAAAGCGAGGGTGATATTCTCAGTCAAGATGACATTCTCGCCAATTATCCCGATCTGAAATTGGTGTAA
- a CDS encoding DUF1622 domain-containing protein: protein MEFLATLETGLISAVAIIKFCLESISIACVVIGLIKTLQLAWQSNRHRRSLSPFSFNQIRLRFGTWLSLALEFQLGGDIVATTVTPTLEALAKLALIAIIRTFLNYFLSKELETELAREKEQSQLAARYNLRDF, encoded by the coding sequence ATGGAATTTTTAGCAACTTTAGAAACAGGCTTGATCTCCGCCGTGGCAATCATCAAGTTTTGCCTGGAAAGTATTTCGATCGCTTGTGTGGTGATCGGATTAATTAAAACCCTACAATTAGCTTGGCAGTCTAATCGTCACCGTCGCAGTCTTTCCCCTTTTTCTTTCAATCAAATTCGCCTTCGTTTCGGTACTTGGCTATCTTTAGCCCTAGAGTTTCAGTTAGGTGGAGACATCGTGGCTACCACGGTGACACCTACCCTAGAAGCTTTGGCAAAACTCGCCCTCATCGCTATTATCCGAACTTTCCTCAACTATTTCCTCAGTAAAGAATTGGAAACGGAATTGGCCCGAGAAAAAGAGCAATCGCAGTTAGCAGCCAGGTACAATCTTAGAGATTTTTAA
- a CDS encoding phosphopantothenoylcysteine decarboxylase domain-containing protein, whose amino-acid sequence MTWNFSSPTDSPLCDREVPLESHHLWGKRIALLVTGGIAAMKAPLIARSLRKFGATVVAFVSEEALRYVTREALEWSTLNPVVSQLTAKAEHLSDQSPFDLYLVAPATYNTINKFRYGIADGVITSCLASALGRQEKGKTKILLVPTMHGSLHNAILTESLQTLDRWGVEIMPPRDDYGKHNLPGEKEITVAACGILSNSVLKNMPILVTGGPTPVIIDNIRRLTNRFTGQLGVAIAEELYLRGAKVQLIHGRGSYTPPAYLPHEIIETYDEYLGKVMGELESKNYKFGIFSAAVADYRLESPFYGKIPSGGQLNLNFVPTEKVIDKVRENFPDLGMVTFKYQEGVSQEELLEIARKRLEKGYQAVIANRGEEKGDQGEQVAYLVTKAALGKFIGKKAIAIGIAEYLEERAKNVTIKKI is encoded by the coding sequence ATGACTTGGAATTTCTCCTCTCCCACGGATTCGCCCTTATGCGATCGCGAAGTACCCTTAGAAAGTCATCATCTCTGGGGTAAACGTATTGCTTTACTGGTAACGGGAGGGATTGCGGCCATGAAAGCGCCGCTAATTGCCCGATCTTTGCGGAAATTCGGGGCTACAGTCGTGGCTTTTGTCTCGGAAGAAGCTTTAAGATACGTCACTAGGGAAGCTTTGGAATGGAGTACGCTTAATCCCGTAGTTAGTCAATTAACGGCAAAAGCAGAACATTTAAGCGATCAATCTCCCTTTGATCTTTATTTAGTCGCCCCCGCTACCTATAACACGATTAATAAGTTTCGTTACGGAATCGCTGACGGAGTGATCACTTCATGCTTGGCCTCGGCCTTGGGACGACAGGAAAAGGGAAAAACTAAAATTCTGCTTGTCCCCACCATGCACGGCAGTTTACATAATGCTATTCTGACTGAATCTTTGCAAACTCTCGATCGCTGGGGAGTAGAGATTATGCCACCCCGGGATGATTACGGTAAGCACAATCTCCCCGGAGAAAAAGAGATTACCGTGGCAGCCTGTGGGATTCTCAGTAATTCTGTCCTGAAAAATATGCCGATTTTAGTCACTGGTGGACCCACACCCGTGATTATCGATAATATTCGTCGTTTAACCAATCGTTTTACTGGACAATTAGGAGTCGCTATTGCAGAAGAATTATACCTGCGCGGGGCAAAGGTGCAATTAATCCACGGACGCGGCAGCTATACACCCCCCGCTTATTTACCCCACGAAATTATTGAAACTTATGACGAGTATCTAGGGAAGGTGATGGGAGAATTAGAGAGTAAAAATTATAAATTTGGCATTTTCTCGGCAGCAGTGGCAGATTATCGCTTAGAAAGCCCTTTTTATGGTAAGATTCCCAGTGGTGGGCAGTTAAATCTTAATTTTGTGCCGACGGAAAAAGTGATTGACAAGGTGAGAGAAAATTTTCCCGATTTAGGGATGGTGACTTTCAAGTATCAGGAGGGAGTCAGTCAGGAAGAGTTACTGGAAATCGCCCGTAAACGCCTAGAAAAGGGCTATCAGGCCGTTATTGCTAATAGGGGTGAGGAAAAGGGCGATCAAGGGGAACAGGTGGCTTATTTGGTCACAAAAGCGGCACTGGGGAAATTTATCGGTAAAAAAGCGATCGCTATTGGCATCGCCGAATATTTAGAAGAGCGAGCCAAAAATGTTACAATCAAAAAAATTTAA
- the psbQ gene encoding photosystem II protein PsbQ, with protein MPRLRSIISLVLVLVTTLLVSCSGPQATIPTVYSPQKIEQLQVYIQPIEGFREKMSVLQDLIADKNWVDTRTYIHGPLGQLRQEMVGLSRNLLPKDQEKAKQLAKNLFVHFERIDAAAKEKDASLAANQFQEALKDFDAFLNIVPS; from the coding sequence ATGCCACGTCTTCGCTCGATTATTTCCCTAGTTTTAGTCCTAGTTACTACCCTGCTGGTTAGTTGCAGTGGTCCCCAAGCAACTATCCCCACCGTTTACAGTCCGCAAAAAATCGAACAGTTACAGGTTTACATCCAACCCATAGAAGGATTTCGCGAAAAAATGAGCGTTTTGCAAGACCTCATCGCTGACAAAAATTGGGTAGATACTCGCACCTATATCCACGGTCCTTTGGGGCAATTGCGTCAGGAAATGGTAGGATTATCCCGTAATTTACTGCCCAAAGACCAAGAAAAAGCCAAGCAGTTAGCGAAAAATCTTTTCGTTCACTTTGAACGTATCGATGCGGCAGCCAAGGAGAAAGATGCTAGTCTCGCTGCTAATCAATTCCAAGAAGCATTAAAAGACTTCGATGCTTTCTTAAATATTGTTCCTAGTTAG
- a CDS encoding DUF29 domain-containing protein — MLSTAKKLYETDFNLWVEETAKLLKEGKWEYLDLENLIEEIEAMGRSDKKALKSNLEKLLLHLLKWKYQPSKRSHNWQYSITEQCLRLLEFFEDSPSLKVYFKEVFDQCYQNACLLAARETGLDKKTFPDICPFAKIDILNPEYLPD; from the coding sequence ATGCTATCTACTGCCAAGAAACTTTATGAAACAGACTTTAATCTTTGGGTAGAAGAAACTGCTAAATTACTTAAAGAAGGTAAGTGGGAGTACCTCGATTTAGAAAATCTGATCGAGGAAATTGAGGCAATGGGTAGGAGTGATAAAAAGGCTTTGAAAAGTAATTTAGAAAAGCTATTGCTTCACCTCCTTAAATGGAAGTATCAACCCTCTAAACGTTCTCATAATTGGCAGTATTCTATCACCGAACAATGTTTGAGATTGTTAGAATTTTTTGAAGATAGTCCCAGTCTCAAGGTATATTTTAAGGAAGTTTTTGATCAGTGTTATCAAAATGCTTGCCTACTTGCCGCTAGAGAAACAGGGTTAGATAAAAAAACTTTTCCTGATATCTGTCCTTTTGCCAAAATTGATATCCTCAATCCTGAATATCTACCGGATTAA
- a CDS encoding type II toxin-antitoxin system HicB family antitoxin, protein MVECPIIPGCLSQGETQEEALQNIKEAIDLC, encoded by the coding sequence ATTGTAGAATGTCCTATTATTCCGGGCTGCCTGAGTCAAGGTGAGACTCAAGAAGAAGCTCTACAAAATATCAAAGAGGCGATTGACTTATGTTGA